The following coding sequences lie in one Frigoribacterium sp. SL97 genomic window:
- the ruvA gene encoding Holliday junction branch migration protein RuvA: protein MISSVRGTVLSASGTSVVVEVGGVGLRVSVTPQLALTVRVGEQALVHTALIVREDDLSLFGFADREELEVFDLLRSVTGVGPKSAQGVMSTLTPHQVATAVADDDDAAFRRVSGIGPKTAKLIVLSLTGKLDVAPTAPTVTAASTTAADVLVALVGLGWSDREAQAAIDAVVADRGDAVAVAVPQLLRAALGHLGPQKSTGARA, encoded by the coding sequence ATGATCTCGAGTGTCCGCGGTACCGTCCTGTCCGCGTCCGGCACATCGGTCGTGGTCGAGGTCGGCGGGGTGGGCCTCCGTGTCTCGGTCACCCCACAGCTCGCACTGACGGTCCGCGTCGGCGAGCAGGCGCTCGTCCACACGGCGTTGATCGTCCGAGAAGACGACCTCTCGCTCTTCGGCTTCGCCGACCGCGAAGAACTCGAGGTCTTCGACCTGCTCCGCAGCGTCACCGGCGTCGGTCCGAAGTCGGCCCAGGGCGTCATGTCGACGCTCACGCCCCATCAGGTCGCCACCGCCGTCGCCGACGACGACGACGCCGCGTTCCGACGCGTCTCGGGCATCGGGCCGAAGACGGCCAAGCTCATCGTCCTCTCGCTGACCGGCAAGCTCGACGTGGCACCGACCGCGCCGACCGTCACGGCGGCGTCGACGACGGCTGCCGACGTGCTCGTCGCGTTGGTCGGGCTCGGGTGGTCCGACCGTGAGGCGCAGGCCGCCATCGACGCCGTCGTGGCGGACCGTGGCGACGCCGTCGCGGTGGCCGTGCCGCAGTTGCTGCGTGCCGCACTCGGTCACCTCGGTCCGCAGAAGTCCACCGGGGCCCGAGCGTGA
- the ruvC gene encoding crossover junction endodeoxyribonuclease RuvC yields MTLRVLGIDPGLTRCGVGVVEVDAQRRATLVDVQVIRTAPDLALELRLLALGRGLEALIDEHRPDAMAIERVFAQQNVRSVMGVAQVSGLALRAAAEREIPVTLHTPSEVKAAVTGYGSADKKQVGTMVARLLGLAEAPRPADAADALALAICHAWRGAPVAARASSGSLTPAQRAWRDAEKSVRTPRLGA; encoded by the coding sequence GTGACGCTCCGGGTGCTCGGCATCGACCCCGGGCTCACCCGATGCGGGGTCGGGGTGGTCGAGGTCGACGCCCAGCGGCGTGCGACCCTGGTCGACGTGCAGGTCATCCGCACCGCCCCCGACCTCGCCCTCGAGTTGCGTCTCCTCGCCCTGGGTCGCGGTCTCGAGGCGCTCATCGACGAGCACCGGCCGGACGCCATGGCGATCGAGCGGGTCTTCGCCCAACAGAACGTCCGCAGCGTCATGGGGGTGGCACAGGTCAGCGGCCTCGCCCTGCGTGCCGCAGCCGAACGCGAGATCCCCGTCACGCTGCACACGCCGTCCGAGGTGAAGGCTGCCGTGACCGGGTACGGGTCGGCCGACAAGAAGCAGGTCGGCACGATGGTCGCCCGGTTGCTCGGGCTGGCCGAGGCGCCCCGGCCGGCGGACGCCGCCGACGCCCTGGCCCTGGCCATCTGCCATGCCTGGCGGGGTGCGCCCGTCGCTGCCCGCGCCTCCTCGGGTTCCCTCACGCCGGCCCAGCGAGCGTGGCGCGACGCCGAGAAGTCGGTGCGCACTCCTAGGCTGGGGGCATGA
- the ruvB gene encoding Holliday junction branch migration DNA helicase RuvB, translating into MSDDDLTRPTLESEAELAFEGALRPTSLGEFVGQSKVRGQLELLLKAATMQGRTPDHILLAGPPGLGKTTLAMIVAHEGARPLRMSSGPAIQHAGDLAAVLSALVPGEVLFIDEIHRMARPAEEMLYLAMEDYRIDIMVGKGAGATSIPLELSPFTLVGATTRSGLLPNPLRDRFGFTAHLEFYDEAELTEVLRRAASLLGIVIDGAALAEIAGRCRGTPRIANRLLRRVRDYALVHGRDADLTTVREALDLYDVDSLGLDRLDREVVRTVLTRFGGGPVGLNTLAVSVGEEADTIESVVEPFLVRVGLLTRTPRGRIATPEAWRHFGLAHASGALFGDDL; encoded by the coding sequence GTGAGCGACGACGACCTGACCCGTCCCACGCTCGAGTCCGAGGCCGAGCTGGCCTTCGAAGGGGCGCTGCGGCCCACCTCGCTCGGCGAGTTCGTCGGGCAGTCCAAGGTGCGGGGCCAGCTCGAGCTGCTGCTCAAGGCCGCGACGATGCAGGGCCGCACCCCCGACCACATCCTGCTCGCCGGACCGCCCGGGCTCGGCAAGACGACCCTGGCCATGATCGTGGCCCACGAAGGGGCTCGGCCGTTGCGGATGTCGTCGGGTCCCGCGATCCAGCACGCGGGCGACCTGGCCGCGGTCCTCTCTGCGCTCGTGCCGGGGGAGGTGCTCTTCATCGACGAGATCCATCGCATGGCGCGGCCGGCCGAAGAGATGCTGTACCTCGCAATGGAGGACTACCGGATCGACATCATGGTGGGCAAGGGGGCAGGAGCGACCAGCATCCCCCTCGAGTTGTCGCCCTTCACCCTCGTCGGTGCGACCACCCGCAGCGGGCTGCTGCCCAACCCCCTGCGCGACCGGTTCGGCTTCACGGCGCACCTCGAGTTCTACGACGAGGCCGAGCTGACCGAGGTCCTCCGCCGGGCGGCGTCCCTCCTCGGCATCGTCATCGACGGTGCCGCCCTGGCCGAGATCGCCGGACGGTGCCGGGGCACGCCTCGCATCGCGAACCGCCTGCTCCGACGCGTCCGCGACTACGCGCTCGTCCACGGGCGGGATGCCGACCTGACGACCGTGCGCGAAGCGCTCGATCTCTACGACGTCGATTCGCTGGGGCTCGACCGGCTCGACCGTGAGGTCGTCCGCACGGTGCTGACCCGGTTCGGCGGCGGACCCGTCGGCCTCAACACCCTTGCGGTCTCGGTGGGAGAAGAGGCCGACACGATCGAGTCGGTCGTCGAGCCGTTCCTCGTCCGGGTGGGCCTGCTCACCCGGACGCCGCGGGGACGCATCGCCACTCCCGAGGCCTGGCGGCACTTCGGTCTGGCGCACGCCTCAGGGGCGCTCTTCGGCGATGACCTATAA